The following proteins are encoded in a genomic region of Candidatus Bathyarchaeota archaeon:
- a CDS encoding DUF4392 domain-containing protein, with translation MPTICSDVFRRLDDLISIDVGSRGVDKLYVAATKVEGGLTCVKAAETLCTSVQTKRPVILTTGFTIISAGRGETDGPPGAAVLAEQLEKYGVRTVVLTDRHLVPLIGSVFEAVGLANVDIKVFPQTREDAKVEAENILRIIRPSILIAIERCGWNALHVYHNMLGEDISSVTAPLDILFEIASQARIATIGIGDGGNEIGMGKIRSTVRRYVRYGKVCRCPCRGGIANITKTTNLIVSGVSNWGAYALAASFSILSRLPYFHDGKRELALLKATADAGAVDGRSGINSSSVDGVSIEYNAKIAQIINSLVKSIVPSSIT, from the coding sequence ATGCCAACGATATGCTCAGATGTTTTCAGGCGGCTTGATGACTTGATTTCTATTGATGTTGGTAGCCGCGGCGTGGATAAGCTTTATGTAGCTGCAACTAAAGTGGAAGGCGGACTAACCTGCGTGAAGGCTGCGGAAACCCTTTGTACTTCAGTTCAGACAAAACGTCCGGTAATCTTAACCACGGGTTTCACTATTATTTCAGCTGGACGTGGAGAAACAGATGGTCCGCCTGGTGCAGCTGTTTTAGCGGAACAACTTGAGAAATATGGAGTTAGGACAGTAGTCCTCACGGATAGGCATTTGGTTCCTTTAATTGGATCTGTTTTTGAAGCCGTGGGATTGGCGAACGTGGACATTAAGGTTTTTCCACAAACTCGTGAAGATGCGAAGGTTGAGGCTGAAAACATTCTACGAATTATTCGTCCTTCCATCCTCATCGCGATCGAACGCTGCGGATGGAATGCGTTGCATGTTTACCATAATATGTTGGGTGAAGATATTTCATCGGTTACCGCACCTTTAGATATTCTATTCGAAATTGCATCCCAAGCTCGTATTGCAACTATTGGAATTGGCGATGGAGGGAATGAGATTGGTATGGGAAAAATCAGGTCGACGGTACGACGATATGTCCGTTATGGTAAAGTTTGCAGATGTCCATGTCGAGGGGGAATCGCGAATATAACTAAGACAACTAATCTCATTGTGAGCGGCGTCTCAAACTGGGGGGCATACGCGTTGGCAGCAAGTTTTTCAATCTTATCTCGGCTTCCATATTTTCACGATGGCAAGAGGGAACTTGCCCTTCTAAAGGCAACCGCGGATGCTGGTGCTGTCGACGGGAGGAGTGGCATTAATAGTTCCTCAGTTGATGGAGTTTCAATAGAGTATAATGCGAAGATCGCTCAAATAATCAATTCCCTAGTAAAATCCATTGTGCCCTCTTCAATTACTTAG
- a CDS encoding DUF1610 domain-containing protein, whose protein sequence is MSETKEVKMPTCNWCGHMIITGERAVKFACPGCGEVIIWRCWKCRQFGRPYKCPKCGFMGP, encoded by the coding sequence GTGAGCGAAACAAAAGAAGTTAAGATGCCAACTTGTAACTGGTGTGGACATATGATCATAACAGGGGAGCGTGCAGTTAAATTTGCATGCCCCGGCTGCGGTGAAGTTATAATCTGGCGGTGTTGGAAATGCCGCCAATTTGGGCGTCCATACAAATGCCCGAAATGCGGTTTTATGGGTCCCTAG
- a CDS encoding zinc ribbon domain-containing protein: MPEYGEEAEKLGKALVEQGVIDEATRMEMEELGKVLRKRGYTSADLEWFWGELLKVGWPADDRTRLYVFRVMGNFAKRGWDPQQFKSTLIKTGLPHPPEAYRRAPPQVPTAPLVICPKCHQQVPSTSKFCPNCGAAMAVAPTAMIICPKCNAQVPSTSKFCPECGWKIVQTAKCPKCGEEVSAGAKFCPNCGEKLK, translated from the coding sequence TTGCCTGAATACGGCGAAGAGGCAGAGAAACTAGGTAAAGCGCTAGTGGAACAAGGTGTGATAGATGAAGCGACAAGGATGGAGATGGAGGAACTAGGTAAAGTGCTTAGGAAAAGGGGGTATACATCAGCCGATCTTGAGTGGTTTTGGGGCGAGTTGCTCAAGGTGGGCTGGCCAGCGGATGATAGAACCCGACTATACGTTTTTCGAGTCATGGGAAATTTTGCCAAAAGAGGTTGGGATCCACAACAATTCAAGAGTACGCTGATTAAAACGGGCCTTCCTCACCCACCAGAAGCATATAGGCGAGCACCACCGCAGGTGCCAACTGCACCGTTAGTTATCTGCCCGAAGTGCCACCAGCAGGTTCCGTCAACTTCCAAGTTTTGCCCAAACTGCGGAGCGGCGATGGCTGTTGCACCCACTGCGATGATCATATGTCCGAAATGCAACGCGCAAGTCCCCTCCACCTCAAAGTTCTGCCCAGAGTGCGGTTGGAAGATAGTCCAGACTGCGAAGTGCCCAAAATGTGGAGAAGAAGTATCGGCGGGAGCTAAATTCTGCCCCAATTGCGGCGAAAAACTGAAGTAA
- a CDS encoding aspartate aminotransferase family protein — protein sequence MVSETVKKYLVRTPKSKTLFTNALKLAPGGVHHNIRYYPPYPIFAEKAKGSKIWDVDGNEYIDFWMGHGAHILGHAPNKVVKALRLQVSKSTHYGIPSEIQLELAKLICEMVPGAEKLRFSNSGTEATMYAIRFARAFTRRSKVVKFEGHWHGGHDILNVAVKWPTNQPSTSGVPNETVKNTIVCPFNDIEVTSRTLKRNARDLAAVIIEPVMMAGGGIPAEAEFLKLLKETCENLGAVLIFDEVVTGFRLCSGGAQEFYGVQCDLVTLGKIIGGGCPVGAIAGKEEIMDVCNPSKGFPPDKVAQHGGTFCGNPLTMVAGYTTLKILKDNPEIYTHINRLGEKAREEIDKIFGDAGINVKSTGVGSIFLTHFLKKPGVTINDIKTVSTMTDKTKLFEYHLELMTNGVFFLPGNVGFFSSAHTDADLYKLIEATELAARRLK from the coding sequence ATGGTTTCAGAAACGGTCAAAAAATATCTCGTTCGAACCCCAAAATCGAAGACGCTTTTTACAAACGCGCTGAAATTAGCTCCGGGAGGAGTTCACCATAATATTAGGTACTACCCTCCCTATCCCATATTTGCTGAGAAAGCGAAGGGTAGTAAGATCTGGGATGTAGATGGAAATGAGTATATCGACTTTTGGATGGGGCACGGCGCCCACATCCTGGGTCACGCTCCTAATAAAGTTGTGAAAGCGCTACGCCTGCAGGTTAGCAAGTCAACCCATTATGGGATTCCAAGTGAGATACAGTTGGAACTTGCGAAGCTTATATGTGAGATGGTTCCTGGTGCTGAGAAACTCCGCTTTTCTAATTCCGGTACTGAGGCAACCATGTATGCCATACGCTTTGCTAGGGCTTTTACGAGAAGGAGCAAAGTTGTTAAATTTGAAGGGCATTGGCATGGGGGGCATGATATCTTAAATGTCGCTGTGAAGTGGCCTACAAATCAGCCATCAACTTCCGGTGTTCCCAACGAAACTGTCAAAAATACGATTGTATGCCCATTTAATGATATTGAGGTAACTTCGCGCACTCTTAAACGCAATGCACGCGATTTGGCGGCGGTTATAATTGAACCGGTTATGATGGCTGGAGGAGGGATACCTGCCGAGGCAGAATTTCTCAAGCTGTTAAAGGAAACCTGCGAGAACTTGGGTGCGGTGTTAATTTTTGACGAGGTAGTTACGGGCTTCCGATTGTGTAGCGGTGGCGCACAAGAATTCTACGGGGTTCAATGCGATTTGGTAACCCTTGGAAAGATTATTGGGGGAGGATGCCCTGTTGGCGCTATAGCTGGTAAAGAAGAGATAATGGATGTGTGTAACCCAAGTAAGGGTTTTCCTCCGGATAAAGTGGCACAACATGGAGGTACATTCTGTGGGAATCCTCTTACAATGGTGGCCGGTTATACTACTTTAAAGATTCTTAAAGATAACCCGGAAATCTATACGCATATTAATCGACTTGGGGAAAAAGCACGTGAGGAAATCGACAAAATCTTTGGAGATGCTGGAATTAATGTCAAATCTACTGGTGTCGGGTCAATATTTTTAACTCATTTTCTCAAGAAACCAGGAGTTACAATAAATGATATTAAGACCGTTTCGACGATGACCGATAAGACAAAACTTTTTGAGTATCATCTTGAATTGATGACTAATGGAGTCTTCTTCTTACCGGGTAATGTAGGTTTCTTTAGCTCAGCGCACACCGACGCGGATTTATATAAGTTAATTGAGGCAACCGAATTGGCTGCTCGCCGTTTGAAGTAG
- the fen gene encoding flap endonuclease-1, with product MGVDLKDIVSRREISLDQLSNKIIAIDAYNTLYQFLSIIRQPDGTPLMDKQGRVTSHLSGLFYRNANLMEKEIKLVYVFDGEPPSLKEMEIKRRTKVKEEALIKYEDALKRGAIEEARRYAQVTAQLKDYMVEDATHLLDLMGIPWIQAPSEGEAQAAHMAAKGDVWAAASQDYDSLLFGAPRLVRNITISGRRKLPRKNVYIEVVPEVVELNQVLSELNITRELLVDIGILIGTDYNPGIKGIGPKTALKLVKEHGSLEKILPKIGEACDDIKIDQIRSIFLKPTVTDVYQLKWKPPDITGIIDFLCRERDFSEERVRVALEKATAGIKEAKGKVTLEGWLN from the coding sequence TTGGGAGTTGATCTTAAGGACATAGTCTCCCGAAGGGAAATTTCATTAGACCAGCTGTCCAACAAGATCATAGCGATCGATGCCTATAACACCCTTTACCAATTCCTTTCCATTATTCGCCAACCAGATGGCACCCCATTAATGGATAAACAGGGCCGAGTAACTAGTCACCTCAGCGGTTTATTCTACCGGAACGCAAATCTCATGGAAAAAGAAATTAAGCTAGTCTACGTCTTCGACGGCGAACCCCCCTCATTAAAAGAAATGGAGATAAAACGAAGAACCAAGGTTAAGGAAGAAGCCCTAATAAAATACGAAGACGCCTTGAAGAGAGGGGCGATAGAAGAAGCAAGACGCTACGCCCAAGTAACCGCTCAACTTAAAGACTATATGGTTGAGGATGCTACACACCTGCTAGATCTTATGGGAATACCTTGGATTCAAGCTCCCTCAGAGGGAGAAGCGCAAGCAGCCCATATGGCTGCAAAAGGAGACGTATGGGCTGCCGCAAGTCAAGATTATGATTCATTGTTATTTGGAGCCCCAAGACTTGTTCGCAATATTACAATCAGCGGAAGAAGGAAACTGCCGAGAAAAAATGTCTACATCGAAGTTGTCCCAGAAGTAGTTGAACTTAACCAAGTTCTCTCTGAGTTAAATATTACGAGAGAGTTACTTGTAGACATTGGAATATTAATTGGAACTGACTATAACCCTGGCATTAAGGGGATTGGCCCAAAAACCGCGCTCAAACTCGTGAAAGAACACGGAAGCCTTGAAAAGATTTTACCTAAGATCGGAGAGGCATGTGACGATATAAAAATAGATCAGATACGATCGATTTTCCTAAAACCCACGGTTACTGATGTCTACCAACTCAAATGGAAGCCACCTGACATTACAGGAATAATAGATTTTCTTTGTCGTGAAAGAGACTTTTCCGAGGAACGAGTGCGCGTTGCCCTCGAGAAAGCAACTGCAGGGATTAAGGAAGCCAAAGGAAAAGTAACGCTAGAAGGCTGGTTAAACTAA
- a CDS encoding DUF371 domain-containing protein, which translates to MRVVEEIQAFGNPNIQATHRTTLAITKDEQLTKRGDCIVAVKASKGALNLTPRFKEIASRDDATITVIMKVNHKEEVLRGQGSSKLTFRHPNDLVIRKSNYVCNRTLCIHSNKGACDLSREFVVALQNPNQMIVITLIAEVNE; encoded by the coding sequence ATGAGGGTTGTCGAGGAAATTCAAGCTTTTGGTAATCCAAATATTCAAGCAACCCATCGAACAACACTCGCGATTACAAAGGATGAACAACTAACTAAGAGGGGAGACTGTATTGTCGCAGTTAAGGCTTCTAAGGGAGCACTTAATCTAACCCCCAGATTTAAAGAGATAGCTAGCCGCGACGATGCCACTATTACCGTGATTATGAAAGTTAATCATAAAGAAGAGGTCCTCAGGGGTCAGGGAAGCTCCAAACTTACTTTCCGCCATCCAAACGATCTCGTTATTAGAAAAAGCAATTATGTCTGCAATCGAACCCTATGCATCCACTCAAACAAAGGAGCTTGTGATCTCTCACGCGAATTTGTAGTAGCACTGCAAAATCCCAACCAAATGATTGTTATTACACTAATTGCTGAAGTCAACGAATAA
- a CDS encoding 4-vinyl reductase, translating to MGQEEIAQETSSCTKLLKDGKAFIMRVVTFTDFKKVMEERFASGAFAIFYELGLGCGRRSCQRLMQKYPDRAKLLKAIARYKRNERWGKIKFELDPENGTGKVFVAESFEAKQYGSSKHPVCYFFKGYLEGALSQAFNKPLSASEIECIAKGDKQCVFQIELKS from the coding sequence ATGGGGCAAGAAGAGATCGCGCAGGAGACTTCTAGCTGCACTAAGCTCCTGAAAGATGGTAAAGCTTTCATTATGCGCGTCGTCACTTTCACAGACTTTAAAAAGGTCATGGAGGAGCGTTTCGCCTCTGGGGCCTTCGCAATCTTTTACGAGCTTGGATTAGGCTGTGGTAGACGCTCATGTCAACGCCTCATGCAGAAATATCCTGATAGGGCTAAGTTGCTCAAAGCCATAGCCCGGTATAAGCGGAACGAGCGATGGGGTAAGATAAAATTCGAACTAGATCCAGAAAATGGAACGGGAAAGGTGTTCGTGGCTGAAAGCTTTGAGGCAAAACAATATGGATCATCTAAACATCCGGTATGCTACTTTTTCAAAGGCTATCTAGAGGGAGCCTTAAGTCAAGCCTTCAATAAACCTTTAAGTGCATCCGAAATTGAATGCATAGCCAAAGGCGACAAGCAGTGCGTTTTCCAGATAGAGCTGAAATCATAG
- a CDS encoding elongation factor 1-beta, with protein sequence MARVVATIKIFPSDVTVDLENLKKEVMKSLPSDASVYRFDEEPIAFGLVALIAHIIIPEEKSGELELVEEKIRKINDVSEVEVVMVRRI encoded by the coding sequence ATGGCTAGGGTTGTAGCGACAATCAAGATCTTTCCTTCAGATGTCACCGTCGACTTGGAGAATTTAAAAAAAGAAGTGATGAAAAGCCTCCCTTCTGATGCTTCAGTTTATAGATTTGATGAAGAACCAATAGCCTTCGGTCTCGTTGCGTTAATTGCCCATATAATCATTCCAGAAGAAAAAAGCGGCGAGTTAGAGCTGGTTGAGGAAAAAATCAGAAAGATCAACGATGTAAGTGAAGTTGAGGTTGTAATGGTTAGACGGATTTAG
- a CDS encoding CDC48 family AAA ATPase, which produces MTNAKEIQLRVAEARQRDVGRGKARIDNEAMELLGISAGDVIEIRGKRSTSAVGWPAYPEDQGQGIIRIDGLIRKNAGVAINEFVTIKKAEVKEAQNVVLAPVDMRLNVDEDFTNFVKSRLTEIPLVEGDTVFLTILGSAIPLIVTRTRPHGVVKISDATVLQVMGEPTPEKRGIPKTTYEDIGGLHEEIQRIREMVELPLRHPELFQRLGIEPPKGVLLYGPPGCGKTLLAKAVANESDANFFSINGPEIMSKFYGESEARLREIFQKAQESSPSIIFIDEIDAIAPKREEVTGEVERRVVAQLLALMDGLETRGNVIVVGATNMQGILDPALRRPGRFDREIEIGVPDKQGRYEILQIHTRGMPLAQDVDLKKLSEVTHGYTGADLAALCREAAMKALRRYLPEINLEEERIPPQILEKMEVKMEDFTAAYREITPTAMREVYIEVPSIHWDDIGGLDEVKQQLREAVEWPLKRPELFERMGIRPPKGILLYGPPGCGKTLLARAVATESEANFITIKGPEIFSKWVGESEKAIREVFRKARTASPAVIFFDEFDSIVPRRGLGYADSGVTERVISQLLTEMDGIIALENIVVIAATNRPDILDPAVLRPGRYDRLIYVPAPDEKTRLQIFQIYTRNMPIAKDVDLATLARNTKNYSGADIEALCREAAMNALRRNPESKEVTFDDFKKALEKIGPSITADMETWYQSFAQQFKRTERAPLPPPVA; this is translated from the coding sequence ATGACCAACGCGAAGGAGATTCAATTAAGAGTTGCAGAGGCCAGGCAACGCGATGTAGGTCGGGGCAAAGCCAGAATCGACAATGAAGCTATGGAGCTACTTGGCATCTCTGCTGGCGATGTAATCGAGATCCGCGGAAAAAGAAGCACTTCAGCAGTTGGGTGGCCAGCCTATCCGGAGGATCAGGGGCAGGGCATAATTCGGATCGACGGACTAATCCGTAAGAATGCTGGGGTAGCAATTAACGAATTCGTGACAATTAAGAAAGCTGAAGTTAAAGAAGCCCAGAATGTTGTCCTTGCTCCTGTAGATATGCGTTTGAACGTTGACGAAGATTTCACAAACTTTGTCAAGAGCCGTTTGACAGAGATCCCACTCGTTGAGGGTGATACAGTTTTTTTGACTATCTTAGGCAGCGCTATCCCCCTAATCGTAACGCGGACTAGACCGCATGGTGTGGTAAAGATCTCCGATGCAACCGTATTGCAAGTTATGGGTGAACCAACACCAGAGAAACGAGGAATCCCCAAAACCACTTATGAAGACATAGGAGGCCTCCATGAGGAAATTCAGAGAATACGGGAGATGGTTGAACTCCCATTACGGCACCCCGAGCTATTCCAAAGACTAGGCATCGAACCACCTAAGGGAGTGCTTCTTTATGGTCCGCCAGGATGTGGAAAAACCCTCCTCGCAAAGGCCGTGGCAAACGAGTCTGATGCTAACTTCTTTTCAATTAATGGTCCAGAAATCATGAGCAAATTCTACGGGGAATCTGAGGCCAGACTCCGTGAAATCTTTCAGAAAGCGCAAGAGAGTTCCCCAAGCATAATTTTCATCGACGAAATTGACGCCATCGCTCCGAAACGAGAGGAAGTCACCGGAGAAGTTGAGCGCCGAGTTGTAGCTCAACTCCTCGCTCTAATGGATGGACTTGAAACAAGGGGTAACGTAATCGTTGTCGGTGCAACGAATATGCAAGGAATCCTTGACCCAGCTCTCAGGAGACCTGGACGGTTTGACCGAGAAATTGAGATCGGAGTACCCGATAAACAAGGTAGATATGAGATTCTCCAAATTCACACCCGGGGAATGCCCCTAGCACAGGACGTAGACCTCAAAAAACTATCGGAAGTTACACATGGCTACACCGGAGCCGATTTAGCTGCACTTTGCCGTGAGGCTGCCATGAAGGCTTTACGCCGCTACCTGCCGGAAATTAATCTCGAAGAGGAGCGAATTCCACCGCAGATATTGGAGAAAATGGAAGTGAAAATGGAGGACTTTACAGCCGCATACCGAGAGATCACCCCCACTGCGATGCGGGAAGTATATATTGAGGTCCCTAGCATTCACTGGGACGATATCGGCGGCCTTGATGAGGTAAAACAACAGCTCCGAGAAGCAGTTGAGTGGCCCCTCAAACGCCCCGAATTGTTTGAGCGAATGGGAATTAGACCGCCTAAAGGAATCCTTCTTTATGGTCCGCCAGGATGTGGAAAAACCCTCCTCGCGAGGGCTGTAGCAACCGAGAGTGAAGCAAATTTCATTACCATTAAAGGTCCGGAGATTTTCAGCAAATGGGTCGGAGAATCTGAAAAGGCTATTCGCGAAGTTTTCAGAAAAGCTAGAACAGCGTCACCAGCCGTTATCTTCTTTGACGAATTTGATTCAATCGTTCCGCGGAGGGGGCTTGGCTACGCGGATTCCGGAGTCACCGAACGGGTTATCAGCCAACTTCTAACTGAAATGGATGGAATTATAGCGTTAGAGAATATCGTAGTTATCGCTGCAACCAATCGCCCCGACATACTTGACCCAGCAGTGCTTAGACCGGGAAGATATGACCGGTTAATCTATGTTCCAGCACCCGATGAAAAAACAAGGCTTCAAATCTTCCAAATTTATACTAGGAACATGCCTATAGCTAAAGATGTCGATCTAGCTACGCTAGCACGAAACACGAAAAATTATTCAGGTGCAGACATTGAGGCCTTATGCCGCGAAGCAGCTATGAATGCCCTTCGAAGAAACCCAGAGTCAAAAGAGGTTACCTTTGACGATTTCAAAAAAGCATTGGAGAAGATAGGGCCAAGCATCACCGCCGATATGGAAACGTGGTATCAAAGTTTCGCCCAACAGTTCAAACGTACAGAGAGAGCTCCCTTGCCTCCGCCAGTAGCTTAA
- a CDS encoding class I SAM-dependent methyltransferase family protein — protein MSVPKRFAEAVLLASRALALVDNSLAVKRVGEYVLIPLLRAPSPREIDNLKSKFMDITISVEDFEPIAKRPKSLIELLEEKLPPYLISSLPRSYDIVGDIAILEIPPELENYKDLIGEAVLTLHKNVRTVLAKASSIQGAFRTRELTIIAGDRKTETTHREHGCVYHMDLSKVYFSPRLAYERNRVALQVQENETVIDMFAGVGPFSVLIAKRHRNIKVYAIDINPEAVRYLKLNIVANGVQDKVFPLQGDARVLIKEKLRGVANRVIMNLPAEAIAYIDVACEALSSEGGIIHFYEFASEPNPLESVRARLIEAVSKSGRRVQAITNIRLVKPTAPREWQVAIDSIIR, from the coding sequence TTGTCTGTTCCCAAGAGGTTTGCGGAAGCCGTGCTTTTAGCATCGAGGGCCCTAGCTTTAGTTGATAATAGCCTAGCGGTTAAGCGTGTTGGAGAATACGTGCTTATCCCATTGCTTCGGGCGCCTAGCCCTAGAGAAATTGATAATTTGAAAAGTAAGTTTATGGACATCACTATTTCGGTTGAAGATTTTGAACCGATAGCGAAACGCCCAAAGTCTTTAATTGAATTGCTTGAAGAAAAGCTTCCTCCATATCTTATTTCGAGTTTACCGAGATCTTACGACATAGTTGGGGATATCGCAATTCTTGAAATCCCTCCAGAACTTGAAAACTATAAAGACCTGATTGGAGAGGCTGTGTTAACCTTACATAAAAATGTCCGGACAGTCCTCGCAAAGGCGAGTAGCATCCAAGGGGCTTTTCGAACTCGTGAACTTACAATCATCGCTGGAGATCGAAAGACGGAGACAACTCATCGAGAGCATGGATGTGTTTACCACATGGATCTATCCAAAGTTTACTTTAGTCCACGACTTGCATATGAGCGTAATCGTGTGGCTTTGCAAGTCCAAGAGAACGAGACTGTTATCGACATGTTCGCAGGGGTTGGACCCTTCTCGGTCTTAATAGCGAAAAGGCATCGAAACATCAAGGTTTATGCCATTGACATAAATCCTGAGGCAGTGAGGTATTTGAAGTTAAACATCGTGGCTAATGGTGTTCAAGATAAGGTGTTTCCGTTGCAGGGAGATGCTAGGGTGTTAATTAAGGAGAAACTCAGGGGGGTTGCTAATCGTGTAATTATGAATTTGCCGGCTGAGGCTATAGCCTACATTGATGTCGCTTGTGAGGCATTGTCATCTGAGGGAGGAATTATTCATTTTTATGAGTTTGCCTCGGAACCGAATCCATTGGAGAGTGTACGAGCTCGGCTGATCGAAGCTGTAAGCAAATCTGGTAGAAGGGTGCAAGCTATCACTAATATTAGGTTAGTGAAGCCGACGGCTCCTCGGGAGTGGCAAGTAGCTATAGATTCAATTATTCGTTGA
- a CDS encoding MBL fold metallo-hydrolase has product MKIVPIAFDSLGTRSMCTFVETDDCKILVDPGVALAPSRYGLPPHAFEWQRLNDHFNRIQKYAGKADVIIITHYHYDHHTVSATGLYEDKVLYIKHPTEWINFSQRERASYFLSEIGGRPKRLECSDGKEFQHGKTKIKFSNPVCHGTNPRLGYVTEVSISCGGEKILFTSDVEGPSLPDQTQFILGEKPDIVILDGPMTYMLGFRYSWKSLQISIENMVKIIRETPAHTLMLEHHFIRDLQYKSRIKPVYDVAGDKGVKVITAAEYLGCSVEMLEARRRELYKKYPQAKSTEAGWKVVFEE; this is encoded by the coding sequence ATGAAGATTGTTCCAATAGCATTTGACAGTCTTGGTACAAGAAGCATGTGTACTTTCGTCGAAACAGATGATTGCAAAATTCTTGTGGATCCGGGTGTTGCTTTAGCCCCATCGAGATATGGGCTCCCTCCTCATGCTTTTGAATGGCAAAGGTTGAATGATCATTTCAATAGAATTCAGAAGTACGCGGGGAAGGCTGATGTCATCATAATTACGCACTACCATTACGATCATCATACCGTCAGTGCAACAGGGCTTTATGAAGATAAGGTCTTGTATATCAAGCATCCAACAGAGTGGATCAATTTTTCCCAGAGGGAGAGGGCCTCTTATTTTTTAAGTGAGATAGGGGGTCGTCCGAAACGCTTAGAGTGTTCGGATGGAAAGGAATTTCAGCATGGAAAAACGAAGATAAAATTCTCTAACCCAGTATGCCATGGTACTAATCCACGGTTAGGGTATGTTACCGAGGTAAGTATCAGCTGTGGTGGAGAGAAAATCCTTTTCACATCTGATGTGGAAGGGCCATCATTACCTGATCAAACTCAATTCATACTGGGCGAAAAGCCGGATATTGTCATTTTAGACGGACCTATGACCTATATGCTCGGATTTCGCTATTCATGGAAAAGTCTACAGATATCAATTGAGAACATGGTAAAGATCATTCGGGAAACGCCAGCCCACACCCTCATGCTAGAGCATCATTTTATACGTGATCTTCAATATAAATCACGGATCAAGCCTGTTTACGATGTCGCAGGAGATAAAGGGGTTAAAGTTATAACAGCTGCGGAGTACCTCGGATGTTCTGTTGAGATGCTTGAAGCCAGAAGGCGAGAGCTTTACAAAAAATATCCTCAAGCTAAATCGACAGAGGCTGGCTGGAAAGTCGTTTTCGAGGAATAA
- a CDS encoding protein-L-isoaspartate O-methyltransferase produces the protein MAKDFKEQRDRVIDALIAQGILCSPSVISAMRAVPREEFIPKNLRDYAYVDTPLPIGYGQTISAIHMVAMMCEALDLKPGHKVLEVGAGSGYHAAVVAEIVAPKGASELGHVYTIEVVPKLVEFARSNLERAGYGSRVTVCYGDGSKGHPSAAPYDRVFVTAAAPSIPNPLIEQLKPGGLLVIPVGGLHLFQSLLLVEKGLNGKTSVKNLGGVAFVPLVGEYGWKP, from the coding sequence ATGGCTAAAGATTTCAAGGAGCAGCGTGATCGCGTAATAGATGCTCTGATTGCCCAGGGGATACTTTGTTCTCCTTCTGTAATCTCGGCTATGCGTGCAGTTCCGCGTGAAGAGTTTATTCCGAAAAATCTTCGAGATTACGCGTATGTTGATACTCCTCTGCCTATAGGCTATGGGCAGACCATATCCGCAATTCATATGGTAGCAATGATGTGTGAAGCACTGGACCTAAAGCCAGGTCATAAGGTTCTGGAAGTTGGGGCAGGAAGTGGCTACCATGCCGCTGTGGTTGCAGAGATTGTTGCGCCGAAGGGGGCAAGTGAATTGGGGCATGTTTACACAATTGAGGTTGTTCCGAAGTTGGTGGAGTTTGCTCGGAGTAATTTAGAGCGAGCGGGTTACGGTAGTAGAGTGACGGTATGCTACGGTGATGGATCGAAGGGGCATCCATCGGCGGCGCCGTATGACCGTGTATTTGTGACGGCTGCGGCTCCTAGTATTCCTAACCCTTTGATTGAGCAGCTCAAGCCGGGCGGGTTATTGGTAATTCCTGTGGGAGGATTACACTTGTTCCAGAGCCTTTTATTGGTTGAGAAGGGTTTGAATGGGAAGACCTCGGTCAAGAACCTAGGTGGTGTTGCATTTGTTCCGTTGGTTGGAGAATATGGTTGGAAGCCTTAG